In Deltaproteobacteria bacterium, the sequence GTGGGACTCCTGTATGTTTTACCAATACACCCTGGAGGCCAGTGGTCACAATCCCCGTCCGACCAAGGTCGAAAGATACAGAAACCGCATCGGGCACAAGTTCAGCTATCACCCGACCAACTATGAGGGGATGTTTGGTTGTACTGGCTGTGGCCGTTGTATTAAGGCGTGCCCGGTATCCCTCGATATCCGCCAGGTCCTGCGTGAGGTGAAGGTTCATGGCTAACTCCATAAACCCGTTTCTCCCCAAGATAGGCACGGTGCTGAAGGTGGTACAGGAAACACCCAACATCAAGTCCTTTCAGGTAGTCCTGAACGACCAGGAGCGCATGAAGTCCTTCCGCTTTGAACCAGGTCAGGCGGCGCAACTGTCGATATTCGGCGTGGGGGAGGCCACCTTTGTGATCAACTCCCCGCCCACTCGGATGGAATACCTCCAGTTCAGTGTCATGCAGGCGGGTGAGGTCACCGAACGGATCCACCAGCTCAAGGAAGGAAATCCCATCGGAGTAAGAGGACCCCTAGGTAATTGGTTTCCCTACGAGGATATGAAGGGTAAAGACATCTACTTTATTGGTGGGGGTATCGGTATGGCCCCCCTGCGGACACTTCTGCTCTTTATGCTCGATAACCGCAAGGACTACGGGGAGATCACCCTCTTATACGGTGCCCGCTCTCCTCAGGATCTCTGTTACAAAGAGGAGGTAAAGGAGTGGGAGGCCCGCGATGACATGGAACTCATCCTCACCGTGGACCGGGAATTCCCAGAATGGGACAAAAGGGTGGGATTGGTCCCCAACGTGCTCAAAGAGTTGGCTCCCTCCCCCCAGAATAAGGTTGCCATCACCTGCGGTCCACCTATAATGATCCGTTTCACCTTACAGGCCCTTGCTGAGCTTGGATTCAAAGACGATCAGGTCATAACTACCTTAGAGCGGAGGATGAAGTGCGGGATTGGACTCTGCGGACGCTGTAATATCGGCACCAAGTACGTCTGCATTGATGGCCCGGTCTTCTCCCTCGCCCAGCTCAAGGAACTCCCCCCAGAACTTTAGCCAAATAGATTAAAGCTGACGGCTGATTGCTGAACGCTTATATTATTTTTTGGGGAGCACCGGTTTGATCACCTCACCAGGTACCTGTAGGGTCCTCTTTAGTAACCCCCAGAGGCCAGCCCCCACGGCCGATGGAGGAAGGGTGGTTATCTTGGGGTCGTCGAGGGGGCCCGTGACGCCGAAGGGTACAGAGATAAAGGTACCGCTTTTCCCTGTAAAGACCTTCCCAAAGATGGGTATATTATTCATGATGATGTCCACTGTCTTTAAGGGTGCAATCAACACCACCAGGTTTGCCTCTCCTTTTAGAAGGTCGATCTTCCCCTCACCCACGATCTTCATCGCCGTACCATCTATCACCGCCTCTTCCAAACAAAGGGATCCATCCTTTAAATCCCCTTTTATTATGAATTTATCGTATTGAAACCCTTTCTGGGTAAAGTCGGGGAACTTCCCTTTAAAAAACTCCATGACGTTTAGAAGGGAAAAAATCCGGGAGAGGATGGTCCAGCGGTAGATCCTTCCCTTTTGGGAACGAATGAGAAGGCTCCCCTGGGAGCTTTCTCTGAGGGGGTCCTCTTTACCTTCGGCCTTTATATCCCCCTCTAAGAGGAACGTTCCCTCAATGTGGGCATCCTTCCCCCACAGACAGGATATGGTTGGAGAGGGTCCGGCCCCTCTTGCCCAGAACCGAAAGGCGAGGGTAGTCATCCCTTCTCCTTGGGATATAGTCCCTTGACAGTTAATGCCGCAGAGATCGGCCCTGGCGACCTTTATACTGGTCCCCTTATCACCAAAGGTAACAACCCCTTCGGCGTCCCTCCATATGTAATCTTCCCATGTTATGGTATCGGCCCTCAAGATGAGCTCCCCGTAAGGTTTGGGCCTCCCATCCCCTGATTCCTTCAGACTAAGACCGTCGTTACAGATGACCTCCACTCCCTTTAAGAAGAAGGGAGTGGAGGAAAATGATGGATAGATGGCCCCATCGCCACACCGCCCATGAAAGGAAATGCCCTCCGCTCGGAAGGGATTGAGGACGGCCTTGAACCTAAGATCCTCAAGTTTGAGGTCTCCTCTTATGGATTTTAGCCCTAAATTCCCCTTTAACCATTTGTCAACATCCTCTAAGTCCACATCCCCTGCCAGGGAGGAGATCTCCAAAGAGGGTTTATCCCCCAGCAAGGAAATACTCCCCGCCCCATGATACAGGGTGCTCCTTCCCAGCTTACCTTTTACCCCCTTCCAAGTCAGCACCCCATCCTGGAGTGCAAGGTCTCCCCCTTCCAAGGAGATGGGCCAAGGGAAAAGCTCGTGATTAAAGGAAACCTGAAAATCCTCGACCTCAACCCTTGGGTCAACAGCGTGAATATTTTCGCCCAGCACAAGCCTCCCATGTGCCCATCCGTTCGCCTCCTGGAACCTCTTTATCCCCAGCCTTAATTCTTCTTTGAGGACCATGGGGAGATAGTGAACGATGTCTCCTGCATCAGCCTCCACCTCGGCCTCCAGATGGAAGATATCCCTCTCCGCCGTCAGACCTATGACCAGCTTGCCCTCTTTAGCTATCGACCTTCCCAGGCGCGCCTCGATACCCCAACCCTGCATCACCGCCTGTGAGATCAAAACCTCACCTGATACCTCCTCTAAGGGGAGGGGGCCTGCTGGTACCAAGACCTTTCCTTCGGAGAGGGTGCCACGAATCCTCATATTGTGTTCCACATCTACTGCCTCTCTCAAATCCTTTCCCTCCCCATAACAGACGATCTGAGAGACCTCTCCACCCTGAAGGATATGAAAGATCTCTTTGACCGTCTCATCCTTTCCCATTAACTTGAGGACAACCCTTCTGACCTCCTCCACTTTCACATCAATTCCCTTGATGATGAAGGAGAAAGATTCTCCCCTTTCCTCCTTCGCCCAGGCCGAAACCCTCAAAGAGGGGGAAAGTAGTTCAAGGGGCCCAATCTTTCCGCTCCACAAATTTCCTTCTCGCTTTATTACCCCTTCCCAATTGTCTCCCCTTATCTCCTCCCTTCCCCCTTCTTCATCTGCAAGGATGATCTGAAAATCTCCTCCCTCCAATTGCAATCTGATCTTGTCCCAGCCTTTGGCCTCCCCATGTACCCCCAGATCCATGCGGGATGAGACGATGGTGATCTCTTCCCTCCTTATAAGGGAGATCAATTTATCCAGAGATATCCCCTCGACAATAAGGTTAAACCACCCCCTTCCCAGGGCCGGGTCACCCTTCCCCTTCAACTCCACCCTCGCTGCCCCGGAGCAGGAGAATTGAAGCCCCAATTCCACCTCGCCCTTTTTACGTGGGACGATATTCCCTTCCAGCGCCTGTATTTTAAAAAAGTGGTTCTTCTCCCCTGGCCTCAGTATATTTACCCTCCCTCCTTCTACCTCCAGGGAGGGGATTTTACGTACCCCTCTCTTTTTAAGGTATGGGATGATGGTCCCCTTACCCTTCGTCATCGCCCCCTCAGCGAGGGTAAGGTCAAGGGTGGGCCCTTTTAAAAAAAGCCTTTTTAAG encodes:
- a CDS encoding FAD/NAD(P)-binding protein, which translates into the protein MANSINPFLPKIGTVLKVVQETPNIKSFQVVLNDQERMKSFRFEPGQAAQLSIFGVGEATFVINSPPTRMEYLQFSVMQAGEVTERIHQLKEGNPIGVRGPLGNWFPYEDMKGKDIYFIGGGIGMAPLRTLLLFMLDNRKDYGEITLLYGARSPQDLCYKEEVKEWEARDDMELILTVDREFPEWDKRVGLVPNVLKELAPSPQNKVAITCGPPIMIRFTLQALAELGFKDDQVITTLERRMKCGIGLCGRCNIGTKYVCIDGPVFSLAQLKELPPEL
- a CDS encoding AsmA-like C-terminal domain-containing protein, which encodes MAKADKTKRIFLLIFIILFALALFVLPHIELKGARKRIAGEASSKLKAKVVISHAYLSLFPWPHITLKGIRIESPQWGGFISEEMRVYPRLAPLFKKEVALKRLFLKGPTLDLTLAEGAMTKGKGTIIPYLKKRGVRKIPSLEVEGGRVNILRPGEKNHFFKIQALEGNIVPRKKGEVELGLQFSCSGAARVELKGKGDPALGRGWFNLIVEGISLDKLISLIRREEITIVSSRMDLGVHGEAKGWDKIRLQLEGGDFQIILADEEGGREEIRGDNWEGVIKREGNLWSGKIGPLELLSPSLRVSAWAKEERGESFSFIIKGIDVKVEEVRRVVLKLMGKDETVKEIFHILQGGEVSQIVCYGEGKDLREAVDVEHNMRIRGTLSEGKVLVPAGPLPLEEVSGEVLISQAVMQGWGIEARLGRSIAKEGKLVIGLTAERDIFHLEAEVEADAGDIVHYLPMVLKEELRLGIKRFQEANGWAHGRLVLGENIHAVDPRVEVEDFQVSFNHELFPWPISLEGGDLALQDGVLTWKGVKGKLGRSTLYHGAGSISLLGDKPSLEISSLAGDVDLEDVDKWLKGNLGLKSIRGDLKLEDLRFKAVLNPFRAEGISFHGRCGDGAIYPSFSSTPFFLKGVEVICNDGLSLKESGDGRPKPYGELILRADTITWEDYIWRDAEGVVTFGDKGTSIKVARADLCGINCQGTISQGEGMTTLAFRFWARGAGPSPTISCLWGKDAHIEGTFLLEGDIKAEGKEDPLRESSQGSLLIRSQKGRIYRWTILSRIFSLLNVMEFFKGKFPDFTQKGFQYDKFIIKGDLKDGSLCLEEAVIDGTAMKIVGEGKIDLLKGEANLVVLIAPLKTVDIIMNNIPIFGKVFTGKSGTFISVPFGVTGPLDDPKITTLPPSAVGAGLWGLLKRTLQVPGEVIKPVLPKK